The Pirellulales bacterium genome includes a window with the following:
- a CDS encoding DUF6797 domain-containing protein: MIIDQRPVKKSSIVVSRRFAGPALLPALLGLWLAPGVPTAGAVEPLERLLLREDPAKLAAAARKYGDAQRGAVLFHQRSVGCALCHLPDDGRPAVGPDLTRPPADVDDAYLVDSVLMPSKSIRKGFETIRVVTDDGHTIVGLLVEDLPKALVLRSADGNSELQRIDKQAIDEHEKSPLSAMPAGLANQLAGRQDFLDLLRYLFEISEFGRQRVAQLRPPPGLFSSPPLPEYEQHLDHAGLLSEAGDAVFERGEAIYQRVCANCHGTVDRPGSLPAALAFASGRFKNGADPYGIYRTLTFGFGLMAPQSSMVPQDKYAVIHYVREAYLKPHNPTQFVAVDNAYLAGLPKGDTRGPAPNTHEPWVAMDYGRSLINTYEIGSDGSNFAYKGIAVRLDPGSGGVSQGRDWMIFDHDTLRVAAVWSKTDDEHPAFIDYNGIHFNGRHEVHPRIAGELRVVNHGLGWANPETGGFDDVRLRGRDDKPYGPLPRAWGHFNGLYDNNGRIVLSYSVGQTPILEIPHIANVGSNASFVFTRSFRIGPRPNDMVVAVAEHPGEHARLREAPDGPLGKCRAVVEPDPSQPSGESKLKFEAGLAPDIANAHWTLEDGQLRLRIPAGDEPLQFTLWTSVGGKQVVLKDVDLPQTALNEAIEGGPPRWPESLAAAPVLGADDGPFAIDVLTHPAGNPWSCQMRFTGFDFLDDGKAAAVCTWDGDVWLVRGVDRPEQGLTWRRIASGLFQPLGLKVWNGEIYVGCRDQIVILHDLNGDGETDYYENFNSDHQVTEHFHEFAMGLQTDAEGNFYYAKSARHGLSAVVPHHGTLLRVSHDGLRTDILATGFRAANGVCLNADGTFFVSDQEGHWTPKNRINWVQTGGFYGNMFGYHDVTDTADGRMRQPLCWITNAFDRSPGELLWVTSEAWGPLKGSLLELSYGAGKVFIVPHEKLDGQMQGGICPLPMPIFPTGVMRGRFHPTNGQLYACGMFAWAGNQTAPGGFYRVRYTNKPVCIPLSLRARPKGIEITFCAPLDGNLARDTKRYRVRAWSLKRTANYGSDHYGEHELAVASASLTPDNRGVFLELRDIAPTWCMAIDYRLKASDGTPAVGQVHNTIHRLPSGNK; encoded by the coding sequence ATGATTATTGACCAAAGGCCAGTCAAAAAGAGTTCCATCGTCGTTTCGCGGCGATTCGCCGGGCCGGCCTTGTTGCCGGCGCTGCTTGGCCTGTGGCTCGCTCCAGGGGTACCAACGGCTGGCGCCGTCGAGCCTCTCGAACGGCTGCTTCTACGCGAAGATCCCGCGAAATTAGCCGCCGCGGCTCGCAAATACGGCGACGCGCAGCGGGGCGCCGTGCTGTTTCATCAACGCAGCGTCGGCTGCGCTTTATGCCATTTGCCCGACGATGGTCGGCCCGCAGTGGGCCCCGATTTGACACGGCCGCCGGCGGATGTCGATGACGCGTATTTGGTTGATTCGGTTCTGATGCCGTCGAAAAGCATCCGTAAGGGCTTCGAGACGATTCGCGTGGTCACCGACGACGGCCACACGATTGTCGGTTTGTTGGTGGAGGATCTCCCCAAAGCGCTTGTTCTGCGCAGCGCCGACGGGAACTCGGAACTTCAGCGCATCGACAAGCAGGCGATTGACGAGCACGAGAAAAGCCCCCTTTCGGCTATGCCGGCCGGTCTGGCCAATCAACTCGCGGGCCGACAAGACTTCCTCGACTTGTTACGGTATCTCTTCGAAATCAGCGAGTTCGGACGGCAACGCGTGGCCCAGTTGCGTCCTCCGCCGGGACTATTCTCATCGCCGCCTTTACCGGAGTATGAGCAACACCTCGACCATGCCGGCCTGCTGTCCGAAGCGGGCGACGCCGTGTTCGAGCGGGGCGAGGCCATCTACCAGCGGGTCTGCGCCAACTGTCATGGTACAGTTGACCGGCCCGGTTCGCTGCCCGCGGCGCTTGCGTTCGCGTCCGGCCGTTTCAAAAACGGCGCGGACCCCTACGGCATCTACCGCACACTGACGTTCGGCTTTGGCCTCATGGCGCCACAAAGCTCGATGGTTCCCCAGGACAAATACGCTGTGATCCATTACGTGCGTGAAGCTTACTTGAAGCCGCACAATCCGACGCAATTTGTGGCCGTCGACAACGCGTATCTGGCCGGCCTGCCGAAGGGCGACACCCGCGGCCCTGCACCGAATACGCACGAGCCCTGGGTCGCCATGGATTACGGCCGCAGCCTCATCAATACCTATGAGATTGGCAGCGACGGTTCGAACTTCGCCTATAAGGGGATCGCGGTGAGGCTTGACCCCGGTTCGGGCGGAGTTTCACAGGGACGAGACTGGATGATCTTCGACCACGACACGCTACGTGTCGCCGCGGTCTGGAGCAAAACCGATGACGAGCATCCCGCCTTTATCGACTACAACGGAATTCATTTTAACGGCCGCCACGAGGTGCATCCACGTATCGCCGGCGAGCTGCGGGTGGTTAACCATGGCCTGGGGTGGGCAAACCCGGAGACGGGCGGCTTCGACGACGTACGGCTGCGCGGGCGCGACGACAAACCTTACGGGCCGTTGCCGCGTGCCTGGGGGCACTTTAACGGCCTCTACGACAATAACGGCCGCATCGTTCTCTCGTATTCGGTCGGCCAGACGCCGATTCTCGAAATACCGCATATCGCCAACGTCGGCAGCAACGCGTCCTTCGTCTTCACGCGATCGTTCCGCATTGGTCCGCGGCCGAACGATATGGTAGTCGCAGTGGCGGAACATCCTGGCGAGCATGCCCGCCTCCGTGAAGCACCCGACGGCCCACTTGGCAAATGTCGCGCGGTTGTGGAACCGGATCCGTCGCAGCCGAGCGGCGAATCGAAGCTCAAGTTCGAGGCTGGTTTGGCGCCTGACATCGCCAACGCGCATTGGACGTTGGAAGACGGCCAGCTTCGGCTGCGGATTCCCGCCGGCGACGAGCCCCTTCAATTCACCCTCTGGACGAGCGTCGGCGGCAAGCAGGTAGTGCTGAAGGACGTGGATTTACCGCAAACTGCCCTCAACGAAGCGATCGAAGGCGGCCCTCCGCGCTGGCCAGAGTCGCTCGCCGCCGCACCCGTTCTGGGCGCCGACGACGGCCCGTTCGCGATCGATGTCCTGACTCACCCGGCCGGTAATCCCTGGTCATGCCAGATGCGGTTCACGGGCTTCGACTTTCTCGACGATGGAAAGGCGGCGGCCGTCTGCACGTGGGACGGCGACGTGTGGTTGGTGCGGGGCGTCGATCGGCCGGAGCAGGGACTTACCTGGCGGCGCATCGCTTCAGGCCTGTTTCAGCCTCTGGGGCTAAAGGTCTGGAACGGGGAAATCTACGTGGGCTGCCGCGACCAGATCGTCATTTTGCACGACCTGAACGGCGACGGCGAAACCGATTACTACGAGAACTTCAACAGCGATCATCAGGTCACCGAGCATTTTCATGAATTTGCGATGGGCTTGCAGACCGACGCGGAGGGGAATTTCTACTACGCCAAGTCGGCCCGGCACGGGCTGTCCGCGGTGGTGCCGCATCATGGCACTTTGCTCCGCGTCAGCCACGACGGCCTCCGCACCGACATCCTGGCGACCGGATTTCGCGCCGCAAATGGGGTGTGCCTGAACGCGGACGGCACGTTTTTCGTCTCCGACCAGGAGGGCCATTGGACGCCCAAGAACCGCATCAATTGGGTACAAACCGGAGGTTTCTATGGAAATATGTTCGGTTACCACGACGTGACCGACACCGCCGACGGGCGGATGCGGCAGCCGCTGTGCTGGATCACCAATGCGTTCGATCGTTCGCCCGGCGAGCTGCTGTGGGTCACCAGCGAGGCCTGGGGGCCACTGAAAGGCTCACTGCTCGAATTGTCGTATGGGGCCGGCAAGGTCTTTATCGTGCCCCATGAAAAGCTAGACGGCCAAATGCAAGGCGGAATTTGCCCGTTGCCGATGCCGATCTTTCCCACCGGCGTGATGCGCGGGCGGTTTCATCCGACGAACGGCCAGCTCTACGCCTGCGGGATGTTCGCCTGGGCCGGCAATCAGACGGCACCCGGCGGCTTCTACCGCGTTCGCTACACGAACAAGCCTGTGTGTATTCCGCTTTCGCTCCGAGCGCGCCCGAAGGGTATCGAGATCACTTTCTGCGCTCCGCTCGATGGCAACCTGGCCCGCGACACCAAGCGTTACCGCGTTCGCGCGTGGTCCTTAAAGCGAACTGCAAACTATGGCTCCGACCATTATGGCGAGCACGAGCTGGCTGTGGCATCCGCGTCGCTCACGCCCGACAACCGCGGCGTCTTCCTCGAGCTTCGCGACATCGCCCCCACCTGGTGCATGGCCATAGACTACCGCCTGAAGGCGTCGGACGGAACGCCGGCCGTCGGCCAGGTACACAACACCATCCATCGGCTACCTTCGGGCAATAAATAG